A region of Anguilla rostrata isolate EN2019 chromosome 10, ASM1855537v3, whole genome shotgun sequence DNA encodes the following proteins:
- the nelfb gene encoding negative elongation factor B translates to MFAGLPELGISNGEDLKETLTNCTEPLKAIDQFQTENGILLPTLQSALPFLDLHGTPRLEFHQSVFDELRDKLMERVATIAEGKEEDRYGKLEELLEKSFPLVKMPSIQPVVMQVLKHLPKVPEKKLKQVMADKELYKVCAVEVKRQIWQDNQALFGDEVSPLLKQYIVEKEAALFSNDLSVLHNFFSPSPKTRRQGEVVLKLTQMIGKNVKLYDMVLQFLRTLFLRTRNVHYCTLRAELLMSLHDLDISEICSVDPCHKFTWCLDACIREKFVDAKRARELQGFLDGVKKGQDRVLGDLSMILCDPFASNTLVLSTVRNLQELLGQDALPRDSPDLLLLLRMLSLGQGAWDMIDSQVFKEPRLELEVVTRFLPAMLSVVVDDYTFTVEQKLPSEEKTSLTYPTTLPDAFIKFLQENRVACEMGLYYVLHIAKLRNKNALQRLLPALVETHNDMAFGDIFLHLLMGQLTLLSDEFGTEEFCAAVFDGFLLTSFSSKENVHRHTLRLLLHLHHKILPSRLEALMKTLEPPKQSSDPVKDLYTQLTEKLEAQKKSPPQPAETPSLDLGLHPVTVPTTASAPTTPI, encoded by the exons ATGTTTGCTGGGTTACCCGAACTTGGAATCTCCAACGGAGAGGATCTAAAAGAAACTCTGACTAACTGTACAGAACCTCTGAAAGCCATCGACCAGTTCCAG ACCGAGAATGGCATCTTGCTGCCAACATTACAGTCAGCACTTCCTTTCTTGGATCTTCACGGCACGCCACGCCTGGAGTTTCATCAATCAGTTTTCGACGAACTTCGGGACAAACTGATGGAGCGGGTCGCCACTATAGCCGAAGGGAAGGAAGAAGACCG ATATGGCAAGCttgaggagctgctggagaagagcTTTCCTCTGGTCAAGATGCCGTCTATCCAGCCAGTGGTCATGCAGGTGTTGAAACACCTGCCTAAG GTGCCAGAGAAGAAGCTGAAGCAGGTGATGGCAGATAAGGAGCTGTATAAGGTTTGTGCGGTGGAGGTGAAGAGGCAGATCTGGCAGGATAACCAGGCTCTTTTTGGGGATGAGGTGTCACCGCTGCTGAAGCAGTACATTGTGGAAAAGGAGGCAGCACTCTTCAGCAACGACCTCTCTGTCCTGCACAACTTCTTCAGCCCCTCGCCGAAGACACGCCGACAGGGAGAG GTGGTTCTGAAGCTGACGCAGATGATCGGGAAGAACGTGAAGCTGTACGACATGGTGCTGCAGTTCCTGCGGACGCTTTTCCTGCGCACGCGCAACGTCCACTACTGCACCCTGCGGGCCGAGCTGCTCATGTCCCTCCACGACCTGGACATCAGCGAGATCTGCTCCGTTGACCCCTGCCACAAA TTCACCTGGTGCCTGGACGCCTGTATCCGGGAGAAGTTTGTGGATGCCAAGCGAGCCAGAGAGCTGCAGGGCTTCCTGGACGGAGTAAAGAAAGGACAGGACCGAGTGCTGGG GGACCTGTCTATGATCCTCTGTGACCCTTTTGCAAGTAACACCCTGGTTCTGAGCACAGTGAGAaacctgcaggagctgctgggACAGGACGCGCTGCCCAGG GACAGCCCGGATCTGTTACTGCTGCTGAGGATGCTCTCCCTCGGCCAGGGAGCCTGGGACATGATCGACAGCCAGGTCTTCAAGGAGCCAAGACTA gagctggaggtggTGACCCGCTTTCTGCCAGCCATGTTGTCAGTGGTGGTGGACGACTACACCTTCACTGTGGAGCAGAAACTGCCCAGCGAAGAGAAGACTTCGCTGACCTACCCCACCACCCTGCCTGATGCCTTCATCAA GTTCCTGCAGGAGAACAGGGTGGCCTGCGAGATGGGACTGTACTATGTGCTCCACATCGCTAAGCTGAGGAACAAAAACGCCCTGCAGAGACTGCTGCCAGCCCTGG TGGAGACCCACAACGACATGGCGTTTGGGGACATCTTCCTCCACCTACTGATGGGCCAGCTCACCCTACTGTCAGACGAGTTTGGGACGGAGGAGTTCTGTGCCGCCGTTTTCGATGGttttctcctcacctccttCTCCAG TAAGGAGAATGTACACAGGCACACGCTGCGCTTGTTGCTGCATCTCCACCACAAAATTCTGCCATCTCGCCTGGAGGCCCTGATGAAGACACTGGAGCCCCCAAAACAG AGCAGTGATCCGGTGAAGGACCTGTACACCCAGCTGACCGAGAAGCTGGAGGCCCAAAAGAAGAGTCCGCCACAGCCTGCCGAAACCCCCTCCCTGGACCTGGGTCTTCACCCCGTGACTGTTCCCACCACAGCCTCAGCTCCCACTACCCCAAtttga
- the LOC135265158 gene encoding 14 kDa phosphohistidine phosphatase-like — protein sequence MASAARLAAIPEADIDPDGTFKYVLIRVHSTEEGDDSSVDIVRGYAWAEYHADIYDRVAEELEKGGGLDCECVGGGRIKHDSSAKKIHIYGYSMGFGRANHSVSMEKLKARYPNYEVTWDNEGY from the exons ATGGCGTCTGCAGCAAGACTAGCAGCTATTCCAGAGGCTGATATCGACCCGGACGGCACATTTAAGTATGTTTTGATACGAGTCCACAGTACAGAAGAGGGCGATGATTCAAGCGTAGATATCGTGCGTGGTTATGCTTGGGCAGAGTATCATG CTGACATCTACGATCGGGTGGCCGAAGAGCTGGAGAAAGGCGGAGGTCTGGATTGCGAGTGTGTAGGAGGGGGAAGGATTAAACATGACAGCAGTGCCAAGAAGATCCATATTTATGGCTACTCCATG ggTTTTGGGAGAGCCAATCACTCGGTTTCCATGGAGAAGCTGAAGGCCCGCTACCCTAACTATGAGGTGACATGGGATAATGAAGGTTACTAA